In Pseudomonas deceptionensis, a single window of DNA contains:
- a CDS encoding DUF2878 domain-containing protein codes for MLKNLANAGLFQLGWFACVLGGNSLWLVLAGAALMAHLLWISRSMAEVRLVLVVCLLGTAVDSLLLNAGVFVFKQPGFLIPFWLVVLWALLAITLNHCLAWTAKPLWRAILLGAISGPLSYYAGQRLGAVQFPLGLWPTLAGLSLLWAGLFPLLNACSRYRRLR; via the coding sequence GTGCTTAAGAATCTGGCCAATGCCGGGCTGTTCCAGCTCGGCTGGTTTGCTTGTGTGCTGGGGGGCAACAGCCTGTGGCTAGTGCTGGCAGGCGCCGCTTTGATGGCGCATCTGCTGTGGATAAGTCGCTCAATGGCAGAAGTCCGTTTAGTGCTCGTCGTGTGTTTACTCGGCACTGCTGTCGACAGCCTGCTGCTCAATGCCGGGGTTTTCGTCTTCAAGCAACCTGGCTTTTTGATTCCGTTCTGGCTGGTTGTGTTGTGGGCATTACTGGCCATCACCTTGAACCATTGCCTGGCCTGGACGGCCAAGCCTTTGTGGCGCGCCATTTTGCTGGGGGCTATCAGTGGGCCGTTGTCGTATTACGCCGGGCAGCGGCTGGGAGCGGTGCAGTTCCCTTTGGGCCTGTGGCCGACACTGGCCGGGTTGAGCCTGTTGTGGGCGGGGTTGTTTCCATTGCTGAACGCCTGTAGCCGCTACCGCAGGCTGCGATAA
- a CDS encoding YkgJ family cysteine cluster protein — protein sequence MTNIPLTEINEPAVTCSTCAACCCQLEVMLITDTGVPERFIDNDDWGGEVMLRLDDGWCAALDRNTMMCTIYEKRPLICREFEMGEVECLNERQGIETAYR from the coding sequence ATGACCAACATCCCCCTGACCGAAATCAACGAACCCGCCGTCACCTGTTCGACGTGTGCGGCGTGCTGCTGCCAACTGGAAGTGATGCTCATCACCGACACCGGCGTGCCCGAGCGCTTTATCGACAACGACGATTGGGGCGGTGAGGTCATGCTGCGTCTGGACGATGGCTGGTGTGCGGCGTTGGACCGCAACACCATGATGTGCACCATCTATGAGAAACGCCCGCTGATTTGCCGTGAATTCGAAATGGGCGAGGTCGAATGCCTCAACGAACGCCAGGGCATTGAGACGGCGTATCGCTGA
- a CDS encoding acyloxyacyl hydrolase yields the protein MKRLFCLAAFAAAALGQSYTAQAAGIEFGVGHTAESTMTYRLGLKSDWGKSWMQSDTGRLTGYWDGAYTYWEGDKSSASNSLSFSPVFVYEFAGEKINPYIEAGIGVALFSHTEIEGNRLGTAFQFEDRLGFGLRFAGGHEVGIRATHYSNAGISSTNDGVESYALHYTMPL from the coding sequence GTGAAGCGACTTTTTTGTTTGGCTGCGTTTGCCGCCGCTGCACTGGGGCAGAGCTATACGGCGCAAGCCGCCGGGATTGAATTTGGGGTGGGGCATACCGCCGAATCGACCATGACTTATCGTCTGGGCTTGAAGTCCGATTGGGGCAAAAGCTGGATGCAAAGCGATACGGGGCGTCTGACCGGATACTGGGACGGGGCTTACACCTACTGGGAAGGTGACAAGTCATCCGCGAGCAACAGCCTGTCGTTCTCGCCCGTATTTGTGTACGAATTTGCCGGTGAAAAGATTAACCCCTATATAGAGGCCGGGATCGGGGTTGCGTTGTTCTCGCACACTGAAATCGAAGGCAACCGGCTGGGAACGGCTTTCCAGTTTGAGGACCGCCTGGGTTTCGGTTTGCGCTTTGCGGGTGGGCATGAGGTCGGGATTCGTGCGACTCACTACTCCAATGCGGGCATTTCCAGCACCAATGACGGCGTAGAAAGCTATGCGCTGCATTACACGATGCCGCTGTAG
- the murI gene encoding glutamate racemase: MSEAPVGVFDSGVGGLSVLKEIHTLLPNESLLYVADCGHIPYGEKSPGFIRQRCAVVADFFQRQGAKALVLACNTATVAGVADLRQLYPEWPIVGMEPAVKPAAAATRSGVVGVLATTGTLQSAKFAALLDRFANDVRVITQPCPGLVELIETGDLHSDALFTLLKGYIEPLLAAGCDTIILGCTHYPFLKPLLSQMLPPSISLIDTGAAVARQLQRLLTEQDLLAVGPSREPQFWTSASPEHLGKILPVLWNKSGVVRSFGL, encoded by the coding sequence ATGAGTGAGGCGCCGGTTGGGGTTTTCGACTCTGGCGTCGGTGGCCTGTCGGTCCTCAAGGAAATACACACCCTGTTGCCCAACGAGTCGCTGCTCTACGTGGCGGACTGTGGGCATATCCCGTATGGCGAAAAAAGCCCCGGGTTTATTCGCCAGCGCTGCGCAGTAGTGGCTGATTTCTTCCAGCGCCAGGGCGCCAAAGCCCTGGTGCTGGCCTGCAATACCGCGACAGTGGCCGGGGTTGCAGACTTGCGTCAGCTGTACCCCGAGTGGCCCATCGTCGGTATGGAACCCGCCGTCAAACCGGCCGCGGCAGCCACGCGCAGCGGTGTGGTGGGCGTGCTCGCAACCACCGGCACGTTGCAAAGCGCCAAGTTTGCCGCCTTGCTCGACCGCTTTGCCAACGATGTCCGGGTCATTACCCAGCCATGTCCCGGCCTGGTGGAACTGATCGAAACCGGCGACCTGCACAGCGATGCCTTGTTCACCTTGTTAAAAGGCTACATAGAGCCTTTGCTGGCGGCGGGGTGCGACACCATCATTCTGGGCTGCACCCATTACCCCTTCCTCAAGCCTCTGCTCAGCCAGATGCTCCCACCTTCGATCAGCCTGATTGATACCGGCGCCGCCGTGGCGCGTCAGCTTCAGCGTTTATTGACGGAACAAGACTTGCTGGCGGTGGGCCCATCCCGCGAACCACAGTTCTGGACCAGCGCTTCGCCTGAACACTTAGGAAAAATCCTGCCTGTGCTGTGGAATAAATCTGGCGTTGTGCGAAGCTTCGGACTGTAA
- a CDS encoding molybdopterin-synthase adenylyltransferase MoeB, translating to MLTDEELLRYSRQILLQQVDIDGQLKLKNSRVLIIGLGGLGSPVALYLAAAGVGELHLADFDSVDLTNLQRQIIHDTANVGESKVDSALRRLRLINPHIKLVGHRSALDADSLNEAVSHVDLVLDCCDNFATREAVNRACVAARKPLVSGAAIRLEGQLSVFDSRQPASPCYHCLYGHGSEEELTCSEAGVLGPLVGLVGSLQALEALKVLAGFGEPLVGRLLLIDALGTRFRELRVKRDPACSVCGAGHE from the coding sequence GTGCTGACCGATGAGGAGCTGTTGCGCTATAGCCGGCAGATCCTGTTGCAACAGGTCGATATCGATGGCCAGTTGAAACTCAAAAACAGCCGTGTGCTGATTATCGGCCTTGGCGGGCTTGGTTCGCCCGTCGCGCTCTACCTTGCCGCGGCCGGTGTCGGTGAGCTGCATCTGGCCGACTTCGACAGCGTCGACCTGACCAACCTGCAGCGCCAGATTATTCACGACACCGCCAATGTTGGTGAGAGCAAGGTCGACTCGGCGTTGCGCCGGCTGCGCCTGATAAATCCGCACATCAAGCTGGTCGGCCACCGTTCGGCGCTGGATGCCGACTCGTTGAACGAGGCGGTGTCCCACGTGGATCTGGTGCTCGATTGCTGCGACAACTTTGCCACCCGCGAAGCGGTGAACCGGGCCTGTGTCGCGGCGCGCAAGCCATTGGTCAGTGGTGCGGCGATTCGCCTTGAGGGGCAATTGTCGGTGTTTGATTCGCGTCAGCCCGCAAGCCCTTGCTATCACTGCCTGTACGGGCACGGGAGCGAAGAGGAACTGACCTGCAGCGAAGCCGGCGTGCTTGGCCCGCTGGTAGGGCTGGTCGGCAGCTTGCAAGCCCTTGAAGCGCTCAAGGTACTGGCCGGTTTTGGTGAACCGCTGGTAGGTCGACTGTTATTGATCGATGCCTTGGGCACACGTTTTCGCGAATTGCGGGTCAAGCGTGACCCGGCGTGCAGCGTGTGCGGAGCTGGCCATGAGTGA
- the prmC gene encoding peptide chain release factor N(5)-glutamine methyltransferase, translated as MTIIASLLRAAELPDSPTARLDAELLLAAALGKSRSYLHTWPEKIVSSEAALAFSQFLLRRRAGEPVAYILGQQGFWNLDLEVAPHTLIPRPDTELLVETALELLPASPARVLDLGTGSGAIALALASERAAWQVTAVDRVLEAVALAERNRQRLQLENVKVFTSHWFSALADQRFDLIISNPPYIAAGDVHLAEGDVRFEPESALVAGVDGLDDIREIICASAQHLNAGGWLMLEHGYDQAQAVRELLLAAGYAQVESRKDLGGHERITLGRLPC; from the coding sequence ATGACTATTATTGCCAGCTTGTTACGGGCTGCTGAACTGCCTGACTCGCCAACTGCCCGTCTTGATGCGGAGCTGCTATTGGCTGCCGCCCTGGGCAAGTCGCGCAGTTACTTGCACACATGGCCAGAGAAAATTGTCAGCAGCGAAGCGGCATTGGCCTTCTCGCAGTTTCTGTTGCGTCGTCGGGCCGGTGAGCCGGTGGCCTACATTCTGGGGCAGCAGGGTTTCTGGAACCTTGATCTGGAAGTGGCGCCGCACACGTTGATCCCGCGTCCCGACACCGAACTGCTGGTCGAAACGGCGCTGGAACTGCTGCCTGCCAGCCCGGCCAGGGTTCTTGACCTGGGCACGGGCAGCGGGGCCATTGCCCTGGCGCTGGCCAGCGAGCGCGCCGCCTGGCAAGTCACCGCGGTTGACCGCGTACTTGAAGCCGTGGCGCTGGCCGAGCGTAACCGTCAGCGTTTGCAGCTTGAAAACGTCAAGGTGTTTACCAGCCACTGGTTTAGCGCCTTGGCCGACCAGCGTTTTGATCTGATCATCAGCAACCCGCCCTATATTGCCGCCGGTGACGTGCACCTGGCTGAAGGCGATGTGCGTTTTGAGCCCGAAAGCGCTCTGGTCGCCGGTGTTGATGGCCTGGACGATATACGCGAGATCATCTGCGCTTCGGCGCAGCACTTGAATGCAGGCGGGTGGCTGATGCTGGAGCACGGTTACGATCAGGCCCAGGCCGTTCGCGAACTGTTGCTGGCAGCAGGTTATGCACAGGTTGAAAGCCGCAAGGACCTGGGCGGGCACGAACGCATTACGTTGGGTCGCCTGCCGTGCTGA
- the prfA gene encoding peptide chain release factor 1: MKASLLNKLDILQDRFEELTALLGDGEVISDQTKFRAYSKEYAEVEPIVTAYGLWLKVQADLEGAQALLKDSDPDMREMAVEEVREAKERLVELEGDLQRMLLPKDPNDGRNVFLEIRAGTGGDEAAIFAGDLFRMYSRYAERRGWKLEILSENSGEHGGYKEVIARVEGENVYGKLKFESGVHRVQRVPATESQGRIHTSACTVAVLPEPDEQEAIEINPSDLRVDTYRSSGAGGQHVNKTDSAIRITHLPSGIVVECQEERSQHKNRARAMSWLSAKLNDQQTSAAANAIASERKSLVGSGDRSERIRTYNFAQGRVTDHRVNLTLYSLDDVLAGGVDAVIEPLLAEFQADQLTALGE; this comes from the coding sequence ATGAAAGCGTCACTGCTTAATAAGCTGGACATCCTCCAGGACCGTTTTGAAGAACTGACCGCATTGCTTGGCGATGGCGAAGTCATTTCTGATCAAACCAAATTCCGCGCCTATTCCAAGGAATACGCCGAAGTTGAACCCATTGTTACGGCTTACGGGCTGTGGCTGAAAGTACAGGCAGACCTTGAAGGCGCACAGGCGTTGCTCAAGGATAGCGACCCGGACATGCGTGAAATGGCGGTCGAAGAAGTTCGCGAAGCCAAAGAGCGCCTGGTCGAGCTTGAAGGTGACTTGCAGCGCATGCTGTTGCCTAAAGACCCTAATGACGGGCGCAACGTATTCCTCGAAATTCGCGCCGGGACCGGTGGCGATGAAGCGGCCATTTTTGCCGGCGACCTGTTTCGCATGTATTCCCGTTACGCCGAGCGTCGTGGCTGGAAGCTGGAAATCCTGTCAGAAAACAGCGGCGAACATGGCGGCTATAAAGAAGTCATTGCTCGCGTCGAAGGCGAGAATGTTTACGGCAAGCTGAAGTTCGAGTCGGGTGTACATCGCGTGCAGCGCGTCCCCGCCACCGAATCCCAGGGTCGTATCCACACCTCTGCCTGCACCGTGGCCGTATTGCCTGAGCCGGATGAGCAAGAAGCCATTGAGATCAATCCGTCGGATTTGCGGGTCGATACCTACCGCTCCTCGGGGGCGGGTGGTCAGCACGTCAACAAGACTGACTCGGCGATCCGTATCACGCACTTGCCCTCGGGCATAGTGGTGGAGTGCCAGGAAGAGCGTTCCCAGCATAAAAACCGGGCGCGGGCGATGTCCTGGCTTTCCGCCAAGTTGAATGACCAGCAAACCAGTGCTGCGGCCAATGCGATTGCCAGCGAGCGCAAATCGCTGGTGGGCTCGGGGGATCGCTCCGAGCGGATCCGCACTTACAATTTCGCGCAGGGGCGAGTGACCGACCATCGCGTCAACCTGACCCTGTATTCCTTGGATGACGTACTGGCTGGCGGCGTTGATGCCGTTATCGAGCCATTATTGGCGGAGTTTCAGGCTGATCAACTGACCGCCCTGGGTGAATAA
- the hemA gene encoding glutamyl-tRNA reductase produces MAFLALGINHKTASVDVRERVAFTPEQLVEALQQLCRLTDSREAAILSTCNRSELYIEQDHLSPDSVLKWLADYHNLSLEELRACAYVHEDDAAVRHMMRVASGLDSLVLGEPQILGQMKSAYAVAREAGTVGPLLGRLFQATFNSAKQVRTDTAIGENPVSVAFAAVSLAKQIFSDLQRSQALLIGAGETITLVARHLHDLGVKRIVVANRTLERASTLAAQFGAHAVLLSDIPQELVHSDIVISSTASQLPILGKGAVESALKLRKHKPIFMVDIAVPRDIEPEVGELDDVYLYTVDDLHEVVAENLKSRQGAAQAAEEMVSIGADDFMVRLRELAAVDVLKAYRQQSERLRDEELQKAQRMLANGSNPEDVLVQLARGLTNKLLHAPSVQLKKLSAEGRLDALAMAQELFALGEGSSHSSADKK; encoded by the coding sequence ATGGCCTTCCTCGCACTCGGTATTAACCACAAGACTGCTTCAGTAGACGTCCGCGAGCGCGTGGCTTTTACTCCAGAGCAGTTGGTTGAGGCCTTGCAGCAGCTCTGCCGCCTAACCGACAGTCGCGAAGCTGCGATCCTCTCCACCTGCAATCGCAGTGAGCTCTATATAGAGCAGGACCACCTTTCGCCTGACAGTGTGCTCAAGTGGCTGGCGGATTATCACAACCTCAGCCTCGAAGAATTGCGGGCTTGTGCCTATGTCCATGAGGACGATGCTGCCGTTCGTCACATGATGCGTGTGGCTTCAGGCCTGGATTCGCTGGTGTTGGGCGAGCCGCAAATCCTCGGTCAGATGAAATCGGCCTACGCCGTGGCACGTGAGGCGGGCACCGTAGGGCCTTTGTTGGGGCGTTTGTTCCAGGCAACCTTCAACTCGGCCAAACAGGTGCGCACCGACACCGCCATCGGTGAAAACCCGGTGTCTGTGGCCTTTGCCGCCGTCAGTCTGGCCAAGCAGATCTTCAGCGACTTGCAGCGCAGCCAGGCCTTGCTGATCGGTGCGGGCGAGACCATTACCCTGGTCGCCCGTCACCTGCACGACCTGGGGGTCAAGCGTATCGTGGTGGCCAACCGTACCCTGGAGCGCGCCAGCACGTTGGCTGCACAGTTCGGAGCCCACGCGGTGCTGCTGTCGGACATCCCTCAAGAGCTGGTGCATAGCGATATCGTTATCAGTTCCACCGCCAGCCAGTTGCCGATCTTGGGCAAGGGCGCGGTCGAAAGCGCCTTGAAGCTGCGCAAGCACAAGCCTATTTTTATGGTCGATATTGCTGTTCCCCGCGATATCGAGCCGGAAGTCGGCGAGCTGGACGACGTTTACCTCTATACCGTCGATGATCTTCACGAGGTGGTTGCCGAAAACCTCAAGAGTCGTCAGGGCGCAGCTCAGGCGGCAGAAGAGATGGTCAGCATTGGCGCTGACGACTTTATGGTGCGTTTGCGTGAGCTGGCTGCGGTCGATGTGCTTAAGGCCTACCGCCAGCAAAGCGAGCGCTTGCGCGACGAAGAACTGCAAAAAGCCCAGCGTATGCTCGCCAACGGCAGCAACCCTGAAGACGTACTGGTACAGCTGGCGCGCGGTCTGACCAATAAGTTGCTGCACGCACCCAGCGTCCAGCTGAAGAAGCTTTCTGCCGAAGGCCGCCTCGATGCGCTGGCCATGGCCCAAGAACTTTTTGCCCTCGGTGAGGGCTCCTCGCATAGCTCTGCGGATAAAAAATAG
- a CDS encoding tetratricopeptide repeat protein → MNRSSALLLALVLLGGCQVLAPTSPEDSSAAEDVTAAPAKPTVYSSFSEETLYSLLSAELAGQRNRLDIALDNYVTQAINTQDPGISERAFRIAEYLGADQAALDTSLIWARNAPDDLEAQRAAAIQLARNGRYDDSMAYMEKVLQAKGDTHFDFLALSAIETDADTRAGLQKSFDRLLIKHPDNGQLIFGKALLMQQDGDAEGALKLLEKNPPQDGEVAPLLLRARLLQSLNRGDEALPLLKKSIRQYPDDKRLGLTYARTLVEQNRMGEAKVQFASLVQQYPEDDELRFSLALVCLEGKAWDEAEGYLQELIERDSHVDSAHLNLGRIAEERNDPQGALTEYALVGPGNDYLPAQLRQADILVSHGRGAEAARKLAAARDTQPDYAIQLYLIEAETLAANNQTDRAWNVLQQALKQYPDDLNLLYSRAMLAEKRNDLGQMERDLRTIIQREPDNAMALNALGYTLSDRTTRYAEAKALIQQAYDLTPDDPAVLDSLGWVNFRLGNLDEAERLLRQALERFQDQEVASHLGEALWANGKQREAKQIWAKFLKENPDSPLLRKTILRLTGSENL, encoded by the coding sequence ATGAATAGATCCTCCGCGTTGCTCCTTGCTCTCGTCCTCCTTGGTGGCTGTCAGGTCCTGGCTCCCACGTCCCCGGAAGATTCATCCGCGGCCGAAGACGTCACCGCCGCCCCGGCAAAGCCCACCGTCTACAGCTCGTTCAGCGAAGAAACGCTGTACAGCCTGTTGAGCGCCGAGCTGGCCGGTCAACGTAATCGTCTGGATATCGCACTCGATAACTACGTGACCCAGGCAATCAATACACAGGACCCCGGCATCTCCGAGCGTGCTTTCCGTATTGCCGAGTATCTGGGCGCCGATCAGGCCGCACTCGATACATCGCTGATCTGGGCCAGAAACGCCCCGGACGACCTTGAGGCGCAACGCGCTGCCGCCATTCAGTTGGCGCGCAATGGTCGCTATGACGACTCCATGGCCTACATGGAAAAAGTCCTGCAAGCCAAAGGCGACACTCACTTCGACTTCCTGGCCCTGTCAGCGATAGAAACAGATGCCGATACCCGTGCGGGCCTGCAAAAAAGTTTTGATCGCCTTCTGATCAAGCATCCGGACAACGGCCAGCTGATTTTCGGCAAAGCCTTGTTGATGCAGCAGGACGGCGATGCAGAAGGCGCGCTGAAGCTGCTGGAAAAAAACCCGCCACAAGACGGTGAGGTTGCCCCGCTTCTGCTGCGGGCCCGCTTGCTGCAAAGCCTCAATCGCGGCGATGAAGCACTGCCACTGCTGAAAAAGAGCATTCGCCAATACCCCGACGACAAGCGTCTGGGGCTCACCTACGCCCGAACCCTGGTCGAACAGAACCGAATGGGCGAGGCCAAGGTGCAATTTGCCAGCCTGGTCCAGCAATACCCCGAAGACGACGAACTGCGCTTCTCCCTGGCGCTGGTCTGCCTGGAAGGCAAGGCCTGGGACGAGGCTGAGGGTTATCTGCAAGAACTGATCGAGCGCGACAGCCATGTTGATTCGGCGCATTTGAATCTGGGCCGTATTGCCGAAGAGCGCAATGACCCCCAGGGCGCGCTCACCGAGTACGCACTGGTAGGCCCCGGCAATGACTACCTGCCGGCACAACTGCGCCAAGCAGATATTCTGGTCAGTCACGGTCGTGGCGCCGAAGCGGCCCGCAAGCTGGCAGCAGCCCGCGATACGCAGCCCGACTACGCCATTCAGCTTTACCTGATCGAGGCCGAAACCCTGGCAGCGAACAACCAGACCGATCGCGCCTGGAATGTGCTGCAACAGGCACTCAAGCAATACCCGGACGATTTGAACCTGCTGTATTCACGCGCCATGCTGGCCGAGAAGCGCAACGATCTTGGTCAAATGGAGCGAGACCTGCGCACCATCATCCAGCGCGAACCCGACAACGCCATGGCCCTGAACGCGCTGGGCTATACGCTGTCGGACCGGACCACCCGCTACGCCGAAGCCAAGGCGCTGATCCAGCAGGCCTACGACCTGACCCCGGATGACCCGGCAGTGCTCGACAGCCTGGGCTGGGTAAATTTCCGCCTTGGCAACCTGGATGAGGCCGAACGCTTGCTGCGCCAGGCCCTGGAGCGCTTCCAGGATCAGGAAGTCGCCTCTCACCTCGGTGAGGCGCTGTGGGCCAATGGCAAACAGCGTGAAGCCAAGCAAATCTGGGCCAAGTTCCTTAAAGAGAATCCTGACAGCCCTCTCCTGCGCAAAACCATCTTGCGCCTGACCGGATCCGAGAATCTTTAA
- the lolB gene encoding lipoprotein insertase outer membrane protein LolB yields MRHLIAFSLIALLAGCAGFGARESVEGHGSPALWSAHKQQLTQLDGWQINGKVGIRAPKDSGSATLFWLQRQDYYDIRLSGPLGRGAARLTGRPGNVTLEVANQGRYGAPTPGSLAGRTTGLEPAGGHIWSGGYAACLRPAAKAA; encoded by the coding sequence TTGCGACACCTGATCGCTTTTAGCCTGATCGCCCTGCTCGCCGGTTGCGCGGGCTTCGGCGCCCGCGAATCGGTGGAGGGCCATGGCAGCCCTGCCCTGTGGTCTGCACATAAACAGCAACTGACCCAACTCGACGGCTGGCAAATCAACGGCAAAGTCGGCATTCGCGCCCCTAAAGACTCAGGCAGCGCCACGCTGTTCTGGCTGCAACGTCAGGACTATTACGATATTCGCCTTTCCGGGCCGCTGGGCCGGGGGGCTGCACGCCTGACCGGACGCCCGGGAAATGTAACTCTGGAAGTTGCCAATCAGGGCCGCTATGGAGCGCCAACCCCGGGAAGCCTTGCTGGGCGAACAACTGGGCTGGAGCCTGCCGGTGGTCACATCTGGTCTGGTGGGTACGCGGCTTGCCTGCGCCCGGCAGCAAAAGCCGCGTGA